ACGCGGCGGCCGCCTCCGCCTCCCGGCCCTCGTACAGCGCCTGCGCGAATTTCGTCTTCACGACCGCCGGGGCAATCGCGTTGACCCGGACGAGCGGGGCGAATTCATGCGCCAGCTGAATGGTCAGGTTGATCATCGCGGCCTTGCTGATTCCGTACGCGCCGATGAAGGGCGAGGCGGAGACACCGGCGACCGAGGCGATGTTCACGATCGCCCCGCCGTGATCCTTCTGCCAGGCGTGCCAGGTCCGCTGGGCGAAGCCGAGCGCCGAGACCACGTTGGTCTCGAAGACCTTGCGGGCCACCCCGAGGTCCAGGTCGGCGATGGGGCCGAAGACCGGGTTCGTACCGGCGTTGTTGATCAGGAAGTCCACCCGGCCGAAGCCGTCCATCGCCGCCTCGACGGCGGCGGCCTGGTGGGCCTCGTCATGGGCCTTGCCGGGGACGCCGATCGCCCGGTCGGCGCCGAGGCGCTCGACGGCCTCCTTGAGGGCCTCCTCGCCGCGCCCGGTGATGACGACGCGGTCGCCGCGGGCGACGAGCGCCTCGGCGATGCCGTAGCCGATGCCCCGGCTGGCGCCGGTGACGAGGGCGACCTTGCCGGACGGTTCCGGCCTTGCCTGTGCGGTCATGTCTGCCGTGCTCCTCTCGATGCCGGTCGTCAGTTGAGCGGGCCGCCGGCCACGTACATGACCTGGCCGGACACGAAGCCGGCGTCGTCGCCCGCGAAGAAGGCGATCGCGTTGGCGACGTCCTCGGGGCGGCCGACCCGCTGCACCGGGATCATGGACGCGGCGGCGGCCTGGAAGTCCTCGAAGCCCATGCCGACGCGCTCGGCGGTCTGCGCGGTCATCTCGGTGACGATGAAGCCCGGGGCGACGGCGTTGGCGGTGATGCCGAACTTGCCGAGTTCCTTGGCGAGGGTCTTGGTGAGGCCCTGGAGGCCGGCCTTCACGGCCGAGTAGTTGGCCTGGCCGCGGTTGCCCAGGGCCGAGGAGGAGGAGAGCGAGACGATCCGGCCGAAGCCCGCGTCCACCATGTGCTTCTGGCAGGCCTTCGCCATCAGGAAGGCGCCCTTGAGGTGCACGTTCATGACGAGGTCCCAGTCGGACTCCGACATCTTGAACAGCAGGTTGTCGCGCAGCACACCCGCGTTGTTGACGAGGATCGTCGGCGCGCCGAGCTCGGCGGCGACCCGCGCGACGGCGGCCTCCACCTGGGCGCTGTCGGAGACGTCGCAGCCGACCGCGAGGGCGGTGCCGCCCGCGGCGGTGATCTTCTCGACGGTGTCCTTGCAGGCCGCCTCGTCGAGGTCGAGTACGGCGACGGCGCGGCCCTCGGCCGCGAGGCGGAGCGCCGTGGCGGCCCCGATACCCCGTGCGGCACCCGTGACGACGGCTACGCGCTGCTCGGTGGTGGACATGCTTGGTTCTCCTCGCCCTTGGATCGTCCCTGGTCGCGGTCGAACCGGTCACCCGCTCCTGCGTCCCGCACATGAGCGACCGCTTAGTATCGTCCGCAGAACGAGACGCTAGAAGCCCTGGCACCCGGTGTCAACGGCCCACCGGGTGCACCCGGTCACTCCCCGTCGCCGAGGGCGGAGACAGGCGGCCCGCCCGGCCGCACGGCACGGGCGGGCTCGGCCGCGCGACAGGGCCGCACTCAGCGCACGAGGAGGTCGAGCAGCCGCTCCACCTCGGCCTCCGGGTCGGCGGTGAGACCCGTGTGGACCGGCCCCGGCTGGACGACCGTGGAGCGCGGCGCGATCAGCCAGCGGAAGCGCCGTCCTGCGTCGTCGCCCGCCGCCTGGCCGGCGGCGTCACCCCCCAGACAGACCCCCTCGACGGCACGCAGGGCGGCCCGCACCCCGGTCACGTCGGCCGCCGGGTCCAGCACCGACAGCTTCGCCTCGTCCAGGTGCGTACGGGCGGCCACGTAGGACCGGGCGCGGCAGTAGACGACCACGCCCGCGTTGAAGCACTCGCCGCGCTCGACCCGCGGCACCACGCGCAGCAGCGCGTACTCGAAGACATCGCGGTCGGTCACGGGGTGGTGTCCTTCTCGGTGGAGTGTGTCCGGGGCGCGAGGCGCTCGGCGAGCCAGCCCGGCGGCTGCTGCGGCCGGCTCTCGGTCCGCGGACCGAGCGTGATCCGCTCGTGGATGGTGGCGGCCCGCGGCAGCAGCGCCGCGACGTAGGCGGCGCGCACGTCGTCCGCGGTGTCGAATCCGGGCTCGTCGACGAGCCACTCGTCGGGCACGTCGGCGGCGATCTCGTCGAGCAGCTCGCGGGTGACGAGCGGGGCGAGCTCGGCGGCCGCGGCGGCGACGTCCGGCGCGTAGCGGGCGAGCACGTGGTCGGAGGCGTCGTACGGCTTGGCGGCGGACGCCTGGGCGCCGGGCCAGTTGTGGTGCCAGATCATGGTGGCGCCGTGGTCGATGAGCCACAGGTCGCCGTGCCAGACGAGCATGTTCGGGTTCCGCCAGGACCGGTCGACGTTGTTGATCACCGCGTCGAACCAGACGACCCGGCCGGCCTCGACGGGGTCCACCTCGTACGCCAGCGGGTCGAAGCCCAGCGAACCGGGGAGATAGTCCATGCCCAGGTTGAGACCACCGCTCGCCTTGAGCAGCTCCTGCACCTCCTGGTCAGGCTCGGAGAGTCCGATGACCGGGTCGAGCTGGATGGTGACGAGCTCGGGCACCCGCAGACCGAGCCGGCGGGCGAGCTGTCCGCAGACGACCTCGGCGACCAGGGTCTTGCGCCCCTGGCCGGCCCCGGTGAACTTCATGACATAGGTGCCGAGATCGTCGGCCTCGACGATCCCGGGCAGCGAGCCGCCCTCACGCAAGGGCGTGACATAGCGGGTTGCCGTCACTTCTGTAAGCATGATCCCAAACTATCCGCTCCTTAGGGCTTCCGATCAGAGGCCGTCCGGCGGTGCCGCGCCCGGTAGGTCCTGCCGGCCATGACCAGGCCGTGCGCCGGCGGGCCGGGCCGTTCGTCGGTCGGGGCGTCCGGTCGGGGCGGGCGGGTTCGCCACGATCCGACCGGACGCCCGTCAGGGATCTCCGGATCTCCGCGGGCCCGTTTCGGCCTCGGCCGCCGTGCCCCGCTCGCTAGCGGACGGGCTGCTGCTGGGTGACGCAGTGGATGCCGCCGCCACCGGTGCCGAGGCGGTCGATGTTCAGCTGCTCGATGACCCGGTCGGGGTAGAGGTTCTGCAGGGTGGCCTTCGCCGCCTGGTCCGCGCGGGTGTCCCCGAAGTGGGCGCTGATGACGGCGCCGTTGCAGAGGTAGAAGTTTGCGTAGGAGGCCAGGAACTCGGGGTTGCCGGAGCGGATCTTGTAGTAGTCCGGGCCCTGGAGGCGCATCGTGTCCATCGGGACGCCACTGGAGGTCGTCGAGGCGGACAGGATGCTGAACTGCTGGCGCGCGTCCCGGGCGTAGGCGTCGTTGTCGGACGCGAGGGGCATCTGGACGAGGGCCTCGCCGGGGGCGAGGAAGCGGGACGTGGCGTCGACGTGGTCGTCGGTGATGTCCTGGCCGCGGACGCCGTCGAACCAGATGACCTTGGAGGCGCCGTACGCCGTGCACATGGCGGTCTCCAGCTGGCGCTCCGTCATCCCGGGGTTCCGGTTGCGGTTCACGAGGCTGCTGCGGGTGGCCATGAGGGTACCGGCGCCGTCCTGCTCGATGGCCCCGCCCTCGCCGACCAGGCCGGCGTAGGTGATCGGCACGCCGACGTACGACGCGACGCGTCCGGCGACGAGCGCGTCCTTGGCGTGGGTCTGCTTGTTGCCCCAGCCGTTGAAGTTGAGGCCGACCGCGTCCAGGCCACCGGCTCCGTCGGTACGGAACACGGGGCCCGAGTCACGCATCCAGCAGTCGTCGACGGGGATGGTGCTGATGACGGTGACCGTGGAGCCGCACAGCTGACGGGCCCTGGCGGCGCTGCCCGGGTTGGCGCACATCACGACGGGTTCGTACGTGGCGACGGTACGGGCGATCAGGGCGATGTCCGCCTGGACGCCGCTCAGCGTGTTGCCCCAGATCGACGTGCTGTCCGGCCAGGCCATCCACGTACGGGTGTGGCGGACGTCCTCGACCGGGACGCGGAAGGTGCCCGCGGCCGTGGCGGCCCCGGCCTGGAACCGGGTCGTGGCGAGGGCGGCTCCGGCGGCGGTCAGACCGGCGGCGGCGAGGAATCCCCGGCGGCTCAGAGCGCTGCGTGCGTGTCGGCTGGATTCGGGTCGGCTCACGTGTGCCTCCTGCTTCAACTCCCCGCGGAGGGTCCGCGGTTGGCCAGAAATGTAAAACTGACCGAGCGCTCGGTCAATATTGTGCGCAGCATTCCCCGGAACCGCTGGAACGCGCCCGTCACCGGGTGCACGAAGCATCGAAACCCGCAGATCGCGGGCGTGGAGCCTGGCTAGAGTGAGGTCATGGCAGCATCCGCGAAGGACACTCCGAACCCGACCGCTCCCCCGGCCCGCCCGGCCGCCCGGTCACGGGCCTCGGTGAAGGGCGAGCAGACCCGGGCGCGGCTGATCGCGGCCGCCCGCACCCTGCTCGCGGGCGAGATGAGCGAGCGGTTCACCACGCGCAACGTGGCGGCGCTCTGCGGGGTGTCACACGGCATGTGCCACTACCACTTCCAGGACAGGACCGACCTCGTCCTCGCGGTCGTCACGGACATCCGCCCCGAGTGGATCTCCCCCCTGGAAGAGGCCGTCGCCGCCCCCGGCACCTTCGCCGAGCGCGCCGAGCGGGTGCTCGACCTGCTCGGCAGGCCGGAGAAGACGGACCTCGCCCATCTCCACTCCGCGCTGCACTGGCACGCGTTGAACGACGACCGGGTCAGGCAGTCGCTGGAGACGGAGTACCGGCGCTGGCGCGCCTGTTTCGTCGCCCTATTCCAGGTTCTCGCCGACGAGCGCGGTGACGGTCTCGATCCCCGGCCGCTGGGCGAGGCCGTCGCCGCGGCCGTCGACGGACTGGCCGCCGTGGAGTCCCTGGACGCCGACGTCGACGCCGGAGCGGTCCTCCGGACCCTGGTCCACACGCTCGCCGCCGGTGCCTGAGGCGACGGCCCTCCTCCGCACCGGCCTCGGCGGCCCTACAGCGCCCGGCGGGCGGCCGCGATCCGCTCCGGATCCCAGCCGGGGCGTGGCACGGACTCCAGGAGCAGCCGGGTGTACGGGTGTTGCGGAGCGGCGAGCACCTCGGCGGTGCGCCCCGCCTCCACGACCGCGCCGTGCCGCATGACGATGACGTCGTCGGTGACGCACCGGACCACGCCCAGGTCATGGGTGATGAAGAGGTAGCCGATCGAGGTCTGCTCCCGGATGTCGGCGAGCAGGTTGAGGATCTGTGCCTGCACGGACACGTCGAGCGCGGCGACGGCCTCGTCCAGGACGAGGACGGCCGGCTCCACGGCGAGGGCCCGGGCGATGGCCACGCGCTGCCGCTGGCCGCCCGAGAGCCGGCGGGGCAGCGCGTCGGCGGCACGCGTCCCGAGACCGACCTGGTCGAGCAGTTCCCGCACCCGCCGGTCGTGGTCCCGCTCCGGGAAGTGGAGCCGTAGCGTCTCGAGGAGGGCCGCCTCGACGCTGGTCCGCGGATCGAGGGACTGCAGCGGGTCCTGGAAGACCATCTGGACCTCGCGGGCACGGGCGAGGCGCTGCGCGCGGCCGCGGCGTCGCACGGTCCGGGACCGGCCCCGCACATGGACCTCGCCCTCGTCCGCCCGCTCCAGGCCGACGACGATCCGGGCCGTGGTGGTCTTGCCCGAGCCGGACTCCCCCACGATGCCCAGGGACCCGCCGTGCGGCAGCGTGAAGGACACGTCGTCGACGGCCCGTACGGCTCCGTAGCTACGGCGCAGGCCCTTGACGACCAGGACGTCCCCGGCGTTCTCGCCGTACCAGGCGTCCTCGGCGTGGTGTGCGGCCGCCCTGGAGGTCACGGCGTTCTCCGCGCTCCCGGTGTACTTCCCGCCGTCCGAGGCGCGCTCCTCGTTCGCTCCGCTCTCGGCGTTCTCGGCGCGCTCCGTGCTGTCGGTGGCCTCGGCGTTCACAGCGGTCTCGGCGTGATCAGGCATCGACGGCGCTCCCTTCGAGCCGGTCGCTGTGGTGACAGGCGGCCTGGTGTCCCGGCCGCCCCGGGGCGGGCAGCGCCACCGGGGCCTGCTGGTCGCAGAGTTCGGTGGCGAGCGCGCAACGGGCGGCGAAGGCGCAGCCGTCGAGCGTCACCCGGAGGTCCGGAGGCTGACCGTCGATGGCGGCGAGCCGCCCCCGCGGATTCTCCAGGCGGGGGGTGGAGGCCAGGAGAGCCGCCGTGTAGGGGTGGCGGGGCCGCGCGAAGATCTCTTCCGCGGGCCCGCTCTCCGCGATCCGCCCGGCGTACATGACGTACACCCGGTCGCTGATCGCGGCCGCGAGGTCGAGGTCGTGGGTGACGAACAGCAGCCCGGTGCCGAACCGTTCGCGCAGCTTGCCGAGGAGGGCGATGACCTCGGCCTGGGTGGTGACGTCCAGGGCGGTGGTGGGCTCGTCGGCGAGCAGCAGGGCCGGGTCCCCCATCAACGCGGCCGCGATCATGACGCGTTGCAGCATGCCGCCGGACACCTGGCTGGGGTACTTGACCAGCGCCATGTCGTCCAGGCCCACCGCTTCGAGGAGTTCGACGGCGCGCGCGGTCGCCTGCGCCGCGGTCATCGTCCTGGTCGCGCGGACGCTCTCGGTGAGGAAGTCGCCGATGCGCCGGAGCGGGTTGATGGCCGCCCGCG
This sequence is a window from Streptomyces sp. NBC_00691. Protein-coding genes within it:
- a CDS encoding SDR family oxidoreductase — translated: MTAQARPEPSGKVALVTGASRGIGYGIAEALVARGDRVVITGRGEEALKEAVERLGADRAIGVPGKAHDEAHQAAAVEAAMDGFGRVDFLINNAGTNPVFGPIADLDLGVARKVFETNVVSALGFAQRTWHAWQKDHGGAIVNIASVAGVSASPFIGAYGISKAAMINLTIQLAHEFAPLVRVNAIAPAVVKTKFAQALYEGREAEAAAAYPLGRLGEPEDIGGAAAFLTSSQSEWITGQTLVVDGGIFLNAGVG
- the fabG gene encoding 3-oxoacyl-ACP reductase FabG, with product MSTTEQRVAVVTGAARGIGAATALRLAAEGRAVAVLDLDEAACKDTVEKITAAGGTALAVGCDVSDSAQVEAAVARVAAELGAPTILVNNAGVLRDNLLFKMSESDWDLVMNVHLKGAFLMAKACQKHMVDAGFGRIVSLSSSSALGNRGQANYSAVKAGLQGLTKTLAKELGKFGITANAVAPGFIVTEMTAQTAERVGMGFEDFQAAAASMIPVQRVGRPEDVANAIAFFAGDDAGFVSGQVMYVAGGPLN
- a CDS encoding DUF3037 domain-containing protein; its protein translation is MTDRDVFEYALLRVVPRVERGECFNAGVVVYCRARSYVAARTHLDEAKLSVLDPAADVTGVRAALRAVEGVCLGGDAAGQAAGDDAGRRFRWLIAPRSTVVQPGPVHTGLTADPEAEVERLLDLLVR
- a CDS encoding HipA family kinase — encoded protein: MLTEVTATRYVTPLREGGSLPGIVEADDLGTYVMKFTGAGQGRKTLVAEVVCGQLARRLGLRVPELVTIQLDPVIGLSEPDQEVQELLKASGGLNLGMDYLPGSLGFDPLAYEVDPVEAGRVVWFDAVINNVDRSWRNPNMLVWHGDLWLIDHGATMIWHHNWPGAQASAAKPYDASDHVLARYAPDVAAAAAELAPLVTRELLDEIAADVPDEWLVDEPGFDTADDVRAAYVAALLPRAATIHERITLGPRTESRPQQPPGWLAERLAPRTHSTEKDTTP
- a CDS encoding agmatine deiminase family protein; its protein translation is MSRPESSRHARSALSRRGFLAAAGLTAAGAALATTRFQAGAATAAGTFRVPVEDVRHTRTWMAWPDSTSIWGNTLSGVQADIALIARTVATYEPVVMCANPGSAARARQLCGSTVTVISTIPVDDCWMRDSGPVFRTDGAGGLDAVGLNFNGWGNKQTHAKDALVAGRVASYVGVPITYAGLVGEGGAIEQDGAGTLMATRSSLVNRNRNPGMTERQLETAMCTAYGASKVIWFDGVRGQDITDDHVDATSRFLAPGEALVQMPLASDNDAYARDARQQFSILSASTTSSGVPMDTMRLQGPDYYKIRSGNPEFLASYANFYLCNGAVISAHFGDTRADQAAKATLQNLYPDRVIEQLNIDRLGTGGGGIHCVTQQQPVR
- a CDS encoding TetR/AcrR family transcriptional regulator is translated as MAASAKDTPNPTAPPARPAARSRASVKGEQTRARLIAAARTLLAGEMSERFTTRNVAALCGVSHGMCHYHFQDRTDLVLAVVTDIRPEWISPLEEAVAAPGTFAERAERVLDLLGRPEKTDLAHLHSALHWHALNDDRVRQSLETEYRRWRACFVALFQVLADERGDGLDPRPLGEAVAAAVDGLAAVESLDADVDAGAVLRTLVHTLAAGA
- a CDS encoding ABC transporter ATP-binding protein translates to MPDHAETAVNAEATDSTERAENAESGANEERASDGGKYTGSAENAVTSRAAAHHAEDAWYGENAGDVLVVKGLRRSYGAVRAVDDVSFTLPHGGSLGIVGESGSGKTTTARIVVGLERADEGEVHVRGRSRTVRRRGRAQRLARAREVQMVFQDPLQSLDPRTSVEAALLETLRLHFPERDHDRRVRELLDQVGLGTRAADALPRRLSGGQRQRVAIARALAVEPAVLVLDEAVAALDVSVQAQILNLLADIREQTSIGYLFITHDLGVVRCVTDDVIVMRHGAVVEAGRTAEVLAAPQHPYTRLLLESVPRPGWDPERIAAARRAL
- a CDS encoding ABC transporter ATP-binding protein, which produces MNTSDRPVNHSDRPALDIHGLRITLPGTARPVLDGIDLTVHTGETVALVGESGSGKSITSRSALRLLPPGAVTGGSVLVDGQDVLTLDADRLRALRTGTVAMIFQDPRAAINPLRRIGDFLTESVRATRTMTAAQATARAVELLEAVGLDDMALVKYPSQVSGGMLQRVMIAAALMGDPALLLADEPTTALDVTTQAEVIALLGKLRERFGTGLLFVTHDLDLAAAISDRVYVMYAGRIAESGPAEEIFARPRHPYTAALLASTPRLENPRGRLAAIDGQPPDLRVTLDGCAFAARCALATELCDQQAPVALPAPGRPGHQAACHHSDRLEGSAVDA